Sequence from the Gloeocapsopsis dulcis genome:
AACTTGCTAAATCATCTGTAATCCATTGGTCGCGCAAAAAGTCGAGTTTCTGGGCAATAGCAGCAGATTGAAGATGGTTTTCCTGCACGATCGCTCTTGCGATCGCATGCCACTCTTGCAAAATTTGCTCTTCTGCAACTCCCGCTAGCAGAGCAGCGATTAAAACTGGCATTTCCCAGCCTGTTTCTATGACTGGTCGTAACCGATAAAACTTTTTGGCTAAATTATCTGGTGGCGTTTCGTCTGTCTGTAGCCAAATATCACAATAAGTACGCCAAGCTGTCTCAAAATATTCTTTTAGCCCATCGCAAATAACGCCATCAAAATCAAGCGCGAGAATCGTTGGTTGATTTGCCGCCATACCTTTTACGCAATCTTATGGTTAACTACACTATTAAGATTGCTTTAGCTGCATTTTTCAAGCGCACAGGTGACAAGTATTCAATGTGTCTAATTGCCAAAAGGTCATTGAGCCAAATAATTCAGTTACCTATTACTACCCGCCATGCTGTAGTAGCTTAAAAACCATTTGGTAATTCTGAAAACTGGGGCGCTAGGATTCGAACCTAGGAATGGCGGGACCAAAACCCGCTGCCTTACCACTTGGCTACGCCCCATTGGGTCAACCTTAACTATATTAGCAGCGAATCCTGTAAAAGTGTCAAGTATTTTAAGAGAGGTTAGGAATCTGAGGTCTGAGATCAGGGAATAACTTTGAAAGTTTTGGAAATTGAATATCAATGGCTTGTGTTGTTGGCACAAAATGCCTTTTTACGCAACTTGTTTCTAACAACTCCGCGCCCCAAATAAACCCAGAAGTTATTTTCCCTGATCCCTGACCTCTGACTCCTGATCCTTCTTCAGTCTTTCAAGCGGGATAAATCCGCAAGCGACGATTGGGTTCTTCGCCAAAACTATTGGATTTGAGGCGATAGTGTTCTACAAGTTCATGTTGCATCTTGCGGACTTTGGGCGATCGCGGTAACAATTCCACGGGTTGTCCTTTAGGAATCACAATTTGCTCGACAGCCAGTCGCGCTTCTTCTAAAGCATTAATTTCGTCTTCGCTTCCTCCTTGAGTAAATAGGCTTAATTCGCGCTCATCAGTTGTCAGTGGTTCGTCCATATCCAACATCCGGCGCAGCGTCCGCGTAATTTGAGGAATAGTGCTGGCTTTAATCATGTGGATCGGCACTTGACGCACTTTCGCGATGTGACGCAACTTTGAGTGATTTTTGACATGCGATCGCAACGCCAAAATTCCATCAGCACTATCAATGTCTTTTGTCAAGAGCACAGGTAAATTTAACACCTGAATCACTTGTTCTAACTGGTGACGACTGACGCCATAGGGATAGATGTGTAAAGGCAAATCTTCCCCGTTTGGTCCTGCAGTTTGCGCACCATAGCCAAAGCGATCAGGTTGATCGAGCGATTGGTCGAGTAATCGTTCAAATTCACTTATTCCTGATTCTGGCTCCTTGGAGTAGCGAGGCAGTGGCAACATTTGTCCTGATGCTCGCCATCCATTTGGTTGCAATGCTGGTGTGAGTGATGTATTCATTGACGAGGTTTTCAGGTCTTGCTTCTCGTCGGTAATACCTCGAATTGATACAGGTTGCTGACGAGTTACAGTGACTTTGCCCGCATCATCTACAGTACGCATTTGAGGGCTTGGTTGATGTCCGCGAAGAAGACTATCTACGGTATCTGCTACACTTTCATGAACAACCCAGCGCTGACGTTCAAGCATTTCTACCGCAATTTCAAACGTAGGCGGTGCTTTACGTTCTAAAACTGTTTTTTGGCTGCGTCGCCGTCGGGCTTCGTCATCACCTAAGGTAACAGCTTGAATTCCTCCAACTAAGTCTGACAGTGTAGGGTTTTTAATCAAGTTCTCGATTTGATTACCGTGCGCCGTGCCGACTAACTGTACGCCGCGCTCAGCGATCGTCCGTGCTGCCATAGCTTCAAGTTCAGTCCCAATTTCATCAATAACAATGACTTCTGGCATATGGTTTTCTACTGCCTCAATCATCACTTGATGCTGCAGTTCAGGACGTGCAACTTGCATCCGACGGGCGCGACCTATTGCTGGATGTGCAACATCTCCATCTCCAGCAATTTCATTGGACGTGTCAATAATAACGACTCGTTTATTGAGTTCATCTGCTAGAACCCGCGCAATCTCGCGTAAAGCTGTAGTTTTACCTACCCCTGGACGACCGAGCATCAAAATTGAGCGAC
This genomic interval carries:
- a CDS encoding R3H domain-containing nucleic acid-binding protein translates to MPNTDDLQKLLDILPLEIRQALEYHPLRNSLVEVVMDLGRLPEARFPNQAEYLSDTPISQEQLNECIQRVGEFGGDNRAGIEKTLHRISAIRNRTGKIIGLTCRVGRAVYGTIGMIRDLVETGRSILMLGRPGVGKTTALREIARVLADELNKRVVIIDTSNEIAGDGDVAHPAIGRARRMQVARPELQHQVMIEAVENHMPEVIVIDEIGTELEAMAARTIAERGVQLVGTAHGNQIENLIKNPTLSDLVGGIQAVTLGDDEARRRRSQKTVLERKAPPTFEIAVEMLERQRWVVHESVADTVDSLLRGHQPSPQMRTVDDAGKVTVTRQQPVSIRGITDEKQDLKTSSMNTSLTPALQPNGWRASGQMLPLPRYSKEPESGISEFERLLDQSLDQPDRFGYGAQTAGPNGEDLPLHIYPYGVSRHQLEQVIQVLNLPVLLTKDIDSADGILALRSHVKNHSKLRHIAKVRQVPIHMIKASTIPQITRTLRRMLDMDEPLTTDERELSLFTQGGSEDEINALEEARLAVEQIVIPKGQPVELLPRSPKVRKMQHELVEHYRLKSNSFGEEPNRRLRIYPA